One Primulina eburnea isolate SZY01 chromosome 4, ASM2296580v1, whole genome shotgun sequence genomic window, catttatatatgaataaattttgactaaaaaagtaattattttttggacatgttaaaaatatttatattaaatttctaTTAAAATGCATATTTTAAAGTTCTAATAAGATACATAACAATAATAACAACAATTTACGGatactattttttaaaaaaaattgtaaaacataatattatataaaagattttatattttatttagtatgATAGAGAATAGTAAACATAAATTCTACAAAAGTAACAcacaacttaaaatcataattgAAATTAAATAGAATAATATAACCAATGCAGATACttaaatttagtttataatttcaaaaaacatcaaatttgaatttgaattttaaaaataaattgaaaataattcacatttaattatatatttatttcctaTTTGTTTCAAATGTTAATGCGGTATGTGAAtacattaataataatattgtttttataacatattattttttacaaaaaattttcaagatatggaaaaaacttttgtttatatatatgtgtgtgcatGTGAgccatataaaataaaaatatataaatattacaccattaataaaaaataaaatgtctggaaaaaataataataaaattttgataatgaaaagtacattttaaacttgaattttgttgtttttataTGTTGGTAGATCATATCAACGAACTAATAAGAgtgatttttgttttttaacaaTTTGGGGAATAGAGTTTAAGctctaaatatatttttgaatgatttaaaaGTAGATTAAGTTTCATTTGAGTTCGGttttaatttgaataaaatatataaaaaacacataattcatatattacatttaaattgatataaaaatgaattaaatttaaattttaactaataaaatagttgatataatcaattcaaataataattgaagtttatattttcaaattttttcaattcacattgaattttttttaaaagaaaatatatacttctttattacaaaaatatcaataatatcgcATAAAATTAATTGTTTTCAATCATTTATTGCAGTTCACTTATTTCAAGAttaatgatataattttttttagaattatcattttaaaattaactgTTTTCAATCAAATTTTATTCAGCACAAcctcgttgatatgaattatgTGATGAAACCAAGATATTAAATCATGTGATAGAACCGATATCAAATCTTTGAAtgctatttattttttcaagatatttagatttaaatttgaaattaaaagtGAAATTTACATTTTCAAGAAATtcaattttaaaactgaaatttggaaaaaaaattgatatatttccgaaaattttattaattttcataatttaattaattacatattatttatcaaatatatcATATTGTGTTATCCAATAAGCATGAAATTTCGAAAAGAAACTTTGAAACAAAAaacttattttattgttattaaaaattgtaatattattaaatatattaggaaataatttttctttttttaatttcCTAATTTAGTAAAAATTTTGGCGAGAACTTACTAAATATAGCACAActctgcttatatatatatatatatatatatatatatatatatatatatataataacaaaatgtatttttgaatgatttacctAATGAGTGATACTAAATATTacaatcatttgtattttaaatttaattatataatttttaattaaattgattgatataatcaatacaaaaattttaaaatagtttacgCTTTAAACAGAATTTAgtttcaatttgaataaaaaaaataaaaaaacacataatacataaattacatttgaattaataaaaaaattaattaaattcaaaattgaattaaatgaattgatataatcaatgtaaacaataattgaagtgatcatttattgcaatagacatatatcaatattcattaaatgttttatttccttttttagtaagtaattttGTCGGGAACTTTCCtattttgacaaaaactctacttttatatatatatagattaacTTGATATTCTTGAGATGCGGTCATTTATTAACttgatatttgattttaacACGTTTGTTTTTTCGCGACGTAATgtaaacaaatatttttatgtgCTCATCTTTAATATATTTTGCATCATAAAGATTTACATGTTTCACGGGTTGATTTTGTGATACATATCTATGACTCAATACAactcataaaaaattatttttttttatcaaagatattattttttcaatataATTATAGATCGAGTCGATCACTAATATAAATCTGTAAtgtcgtctcacaagatacctaaTTATTTCACATGATCAATTATTGTCAATCAAAgtgtatataaaaatatagtatTTTATACTTTATAGTTAAACATTTTCTCCTctttaaaataaacaaatttttttcgTTCTTTTAACTTATAaggaaaataaatgatttttttttttttgaaaaaaacataacatatttaaatttttttcttttgaagaGAATAATTACATATTTCCATCCATAACCTAGGTGCATCGTTCAATCCCCAGCTTCCCAAATCCCTAATCTTCTTTAAAACGAAGAAGTGATCGAATTTTATGTTAAATTTCTACCGATTTCCTCTTCCAGTGGTATGTAATGTCTTTTTCTTCTCATTTCTTACTAATCTTGCTTCGTAATGCGGCTGTTTATTTGAATTGTGACATTAGCCAATGTATCAAGATCTGGCCCAGGTTTCTTGATTATCGCAGCGTTCGACTAGGTTAGataattgattttgggtttatAATCGTGTATTATTTGAGCTTAATATGTGATTTCAGTTAAATTTGTGTTGCTTTGTAATTTGTCGAAACTCGTTTCGAGACTGATGCTAAGAGAGCTCGTTTATCGATTGAGTAAACAATTAGTATAAGTTTACAAGTTCATCTAGGAAAATTGGTTTGTAAAATTTCGTGTGAAAAAATCGATTTTGCTTTTCTGGTGAAATTCCGAGAACTGGTACTGGCTTTGGTAGCAACTTTTTCTATACAATTCAATGAGATAGTTGTACTGATTTAGCACTACAATGGTTCGGGTTTTGTGAGGTGGTATGTTTAGAATCACGATGATACTGAATGATTCTAATTTTTGTTCATACTGAAGTCAGCAGATCTTGGAAGCAGCCCTTCGTTCCATTTTGTTGATTGAATTGAGTATCAGCATGTGTTCAAGTGTTCAAACAAGAATTTTTCCTAACTTTTTTTTTATCGCGATCAAccatttctgaaagattttttTAGCATATATTTATAGCTCGGGACACTTGACAGCCCTCTTCCCGGGTTGAAGAGAGAGTCCTCTTCGACACTCTCTTATCTGGAAAAGACAGAGCCGAAAGACATACTTTTTCTTGTTTTGAGCAGCAGGGTGAAAACATGCTAGCTGCCGTACAAATTCATCCACTGTGTTGCCTCTCTAATAGGTCTTTCTTTGTCTTCTTGAGATTCACTTATATATGAGGGTTCAATTCATATGATTTATCATTTATGATTataattttggtttttttttgtgtgttttcTCATTCGTTCTTGACTATATCTGTGACGTATAATTGTAGGGTTAGCACCATAAGTATAACTTGTGCTGCAAAAAATGTAAACACAAGACACCGATGTATATCTGGACAATTTGATTTTGTTAAGGGGACCAAGGCTTGCCAGTTCTTCTTTCCTGTTCGACGAGGAAACACTTTTGTTGTTTTCAATACGGATGATGGTCATCCAGTTATCACGCCATCAGAAGAATCTGTATCGGAAGAAGAGACCACTGAGATATCTGCAGATGGTTATGAGCCAGAGACATTCCTTAGTAAATGGTCGCCTCCTAGGTACTTGTGGAGAGGGTTATCTATTCTTGTTTTGGCAGGACAAGTAGTCTTCCGAGCTATTAAGGGTAAAATTCATTGGAAAAATACTCTCCAGCAGCTCGAGAGAGTCGGACCTAAATCAGTCGGTGTCTGTCTCTTGACATCAGCATTTGTTGGCATGGCCTTTGCTATCCAGTTTGTTCGGGAATTCACCAGATTAGGACTGAATAGATCCATTGGTGGGGTTTTAGCCCTGGCCTTCTCGAGGGAACTCAGTCCCGTGATCACATCTATTGTGGTTGCAGGTCGTATCGGCAGTGCGTTTGCCGCTGAATTAGGGACAATGCAGGTTTCTGAACAAACTGATTCATTGAGAGTTCTTGGTGCAAACCCGGTTGATTATTTGGTGACACCCAGAGTGATTGCGACATGTATCGCTCTACCGTTTCTTACTCTGGCGTGTTTCACTGTCGGAATGGCATCGAGTGCTTTCCTCGCAGATGGCGTCTATGGGATCAGTATAAACATAATCTTGGATTCTGCCCGAAGATCTCTAAAATCTTGGGATATAATTAGTGCCATGATCAAGTCACAGGTCTTTGCTGCAATAATATCGATAGTGAGCTGCGCATGGGGTGTCACCACATCCGGAGGTGCCAAGGGCGTTGGAGAATCGACTACATCGGCGGTGGTCATTTCGTTGGTCGGGATTTTTATTGCCGATTTTGTTCTTTCTTATTTCTTCTTCCAAGGTGCTGGAGATTCATTGAAGAAATGTATGTAAGAGTTCGAATTCGAGTTGGCTctgttttatttgattttaatatcaGTTTCTCTCACTCGTGATTGAATTTGATCAAAATTTTGATAGTACCAATATTAGACATTTGATCCAAATCCCGTAGTTAATGTAAACGATACCAATAAAAAGTGGTGGTGATTATTATATCAAGCTGATACAATTTTATTATACTACACTCGAACGACTGTTAAACATGCATTATTTCAAgtgaaattttataaaaattatgtgATTTTACTAAGATTAACCCTTTATTTCCCGATTTTTGAATTTGCTCTTAAGTTGGAACCGATGAGGATATGGGAAAAAGATTAGAAACCAGTTTGGTatgtattatattattaaacttAAATGTCTAGATTCATTAATTTTAGTGTCATCGTATTACTAACATaaacacaaaaacttatatgaaacgatctcacggataaattttatgagacatatattttatttgggttattaatgaaaaaatattattttttatgtcaaaatattattattatttttattataaatacgaATAAAGATATGTGAGATGATCCGTGCAATATATTTACTCTAAAAATAAAAGAGTTTAGGACAAATAATTTTAGCATcactttatatttttttaataataacaaaaaatacttagctaatcaaattataaaaatatttattcgcttttttttgtatttttgtttgcAAAATTTGGAATTTTCCGATTTTACGCTTCAACGATAGACATGATGTCATGTGATGCTTATCACATTAAATTTtctcaaaaaaatttataaaaaattgaaagaCACGAGATTAATTTTcaatttgataatataaatgatcaaaatttaaaaaaaaacttacaaaaatgaaaattataattttctcgTATGGTATAATAAGTtcattcactaaaagacttttttcttttttttttcttaaataataTGTCGTGACCTTCATATCGACTATCAACTTTTGATTATTTAGTGCAagtaaattgttttttttttacataaatgcAAAACTTCACctcattaataattaatttttttagaaaactcATTAGTGACCTTTTTTTTTCCAGCAAACTCATTAATGACTTTCATTATCATTATTCTTTTTTAGTAGTGTACATGCGTGTACTCACACTGCTTCAATAAATTCGAAGGCCAATCGTTCCAACGAGGAAATGGTTATACATAGTAATATACTACCTATAAAGTCTAAACTACCATTCTATTTATCAAGAATATtactttgaaatttaaaaaatactgACAatcattataatatattcaaatctaaaatttttacaTCAGAATGAGAATTTAGAAAACAAGATATAAGGATaagtaaatatcatatatttatcgtttaaataaaataatattaattcgTGACAAAAGTTCTAATATCTCAAGTAAGACATATCAACTTACTATTATGTATAGATCTAAATAGAGTCGTCAAAATAAGCTAGACTCGCTCCACTGAATAGTAGGTTACAAGTATCCGGCTTCGCTATCCCGTTTTGACAGCTTTAATCTCTAACTCTATTCGATCTGAATGCTCGACTCATTTGCTCGGAACTTATTATCTATGTAAACATATTAATTAGGAGTTTAAAAGGAACATCAAGGAACAAAAGATGAGACCAAATGAGCTACAAATCTTATATTGAGTGTACGAAGGGAAGAAACCAtccaataaattattattttcaaatattcaGATAAAagtgtttaaaatatttattcccTCAAATATCCAATAACTATCTTTCAGCAGTTGTTTTGTTTGGAAAGCAtaggtttaatttattaagaCAAAAGTCTCCACTATAATTGATCAATCGAGAGACCTCAGCTCGAAGCATAAGATTGCAACAAAATATAACACTGATCGATTAAGCACAAGACACATCGTCAAGAAATAACTCGGAAAGAAAACTGCGAACATACTAGAGATAACCAACTACCTCCATTATTATCACACAACTATACTATATAAAGATGATCCAAATCAGACACCTCGAAAATGATGGAAATACATATTTCGATCATTTTCTCAGCAGAGATAGTTATCACTCCCCAACAACCTGAATCAAACATCTCGGAAATGAAACCATCATAGGAGTAATAAATAGTAATCTACGGATAagatactatatatatatatatatatatatattatatatatatataattttgaagtCGGGCGAAtaattagaattttttttttttccaatccTCAGTCGGTATTTCAAGATTATGACATCTTTTCGATAATTAATTTTCTAAACATACACATCACCAACTAAAATTAAAGGCAAAGAATTGTCTTTTCAAAATGCCATTAATGATTGGTGATGGGAACATTTTCCTTTTTAACAAAAAGATGGAAGATATGATTATCATACGATCAACATCAACCACATGATGTTTTAATATATTC contains:
- the LOC140830447 gene encoding protein TRIGALACTOSYLDIACYLGLYCEROL 1, chloroplastic isoform X1, with product MLNFYRFPLPVPSSRVEERVLFDTLLSGKDRAERHTFSCFEQQGENMLAAVQIHPLCCLSNRVSTISITCAAKNVNTRHRCISGQFDFVKGTKACQFFFPVRRGNTFVVFNTDDGHPVITPSEESVSEEETTEISADGYEPETFLSKWSPPRYLWRGLSILVLAGQVVFRAIKGKIHWKNTLQQLERVGPKSVGVCLLTSAFVGMAFAIQFVREFTRLGLNRSIGGVLALAFSRELSPVITSIVVAGRIGSAFAAELGTMQVSEQTDSLRVLGANPVDYLVTPRVIATCIALPFLTLACFTVGMASSAFLADGVYGISINIILDSARRSLKSWDIISAMIKSQVFAAIISIVSCAWGVTTSGGAKGVGESTTSAVVISLVGIFIADFVLSYFFFQGAGDSLKKCM
- the LOC140830447 gene encoding protein TRIGALACTOSYLDIACYLGLYCEROL 1, chloroplastic isoform X2 produces the protein MLAAVQIHPLCCLSNRVSTISITCAAKNVNTRHRCISGQFDFVKGTKACQFFFPVRRGNTFVVFNTDDGHPVITPSEESVSEEETTEISADGYEPETFLSKWSPPRYLWRGLSILVLAGQVVFRAIKGKIHWKNTLQQLERVGPKSVGVCLLTSAFVGMAFAIQFVREFTRLGLNRSIGGVLALAFSRELSPVITSIVVAGRIGSAFAAELGTMQVSEQTDSLRVLGANPVDYLVTPRVIATCIALPFLTLACFTVGMASSAFLADGVYGISINIILDSARRSLKSWDIISAMIKSQVFAAIISIVSCAWGVTTSGGAKGVGESTTSAVVISLVGIFIADFVLSYFFFQGAGDSLKKCM